The following are encoded together in the Bacillus cereus group sp. RP43 genome:
- a CDS encoding DUF1836 domain-containing protein, whose translation METFHLTRNEMATLLLSLRGWNPKKPLSILQEAWAKSHKKDIESGQSVTAFITTALSPIFEKLIKIDDTDVGFSLNEIVALGNQIENTSFSVTAMQNWVKRDIKEMIGSPQKGKKYSIEQAALLFIVEDLKTALDFESIRKLLRLIVNDPADRSDDLINPVHLYVAYSSLFEELNQGNCIQLNATDTIHTIENIVKEKADKIASKFDQINNEQREAIRNAIIIATLSVHTAYVQMLAKRYVTATLFLQNLDVKP comes from the coding sequence ATGGAAACATTTCATCTCACACGAAACGAAATGGCAACGCTCCTTCTATCACTTAGAGGATGGAATCCGAAAAAGCCTCTTAGCATTTTACAAGAAGCTTGGGCAAAGTCACATAAAAAAGATATTGAAAGCGGACAAAGCGTTACAGCTTTTATTACAACCGCACTTTCACCTATTTTTGAAAAATTAATTAAAATCGATGATACAGATGTTGGTTTTTCTTTAAATGAAATAGTTGCGCTTGGTAATCAGATTGAAAACACGAGTTTCTCTGTAACTGCTATGCAAAACTGGGTGAAACGAGATATAAAAGAAATGATTGGCTCCCCTCAAAAAGGGAAGAAATACTCAATCGAACAAGCAGCCTTACTATTTATTGTTGAAGATTTAAAAACAGCACTTGATTTTGAATCTATTCGTAAACTGTTACGACTCATCGTAAATGATCCGGCCGACCGAAGTGATGATTTAATTAACCCTGTTCATTTATATGTAGCTTATTCCTCTTTATTTGAAGAACTGAATCAAGGGAATTGCATACAACTAAATGCTACAGATACGATTCATACGATTGAAAATATTGTAAAAGAAAAAGCTGATAAAATCGCAAGCAAGTTCGATCAAATAAATAACGAACAACGCGAAGCAATTCGTAACGCTATTATTATCGCTACACTCTCTGTACATACCGCTTATGTACAAATGTTAGCGAAACGTTATGTGACAGCAACATTATTTTTACAAAATTTAGATGTGAAGCCGTAA
- a CDS encoding YxcD family protein, whose product METIKISEQELINALCVYIAEKRQVGPEEVLVELMYDDDYGFSAEVEVNGRKQILIQANLIEALRLLLDREYNVNSFAARLQLELDDEEGIYALAKFNNNEQ is encoded by the coding sequence ATGGAAACAATAAAAATTTCTGAACAAGAATTAATAAATGCGCTTTGCGTATATATCGCTGAAAAAAGACAAGTGGGTCCAGAAGAAGTTTTAGTTGAACTAATGTATGATGACGACTACGGTTTCTCTGCTGAAGTAGAGGTAAATGGTCGCAAACAAATATTAATTCAAGCAAACCTAATCGAAGCGCTACGCTTACTACTTGATCGAGAATACAACGTCAATTCATTTGCAGCAAGATTGCAACTTGAATTAGATGATGAAGAAGGCATTTACGCATTAGCGAAATTTAATAATAATGAACAATAA
- a CDS encoding DUF6609 family protein encodes METQTYKYPRQKINGIWLIIAGAAMFLLLIKHNGYPNVWPFIIVYTLGMIWQLNSKTRKKFAVGSGTPEQKKWANFSMIILAILVFLIFHFVGDDYRNCWLLILLAVGVHFLMFIPVHGKMMFFLSIILIINSFIGLIITNVNLDVFFIVDGLIKILVGVIFIRLSPIDF; translated from the coding sequence ATGGAAACACAAACTTACAAGTATCCTAGACAAAAGATTAATGGGATTTGGCTAATAATTGCTGGAGCAGCAATGTTTTTACTTTTAATAAAACATAACGGCTATCCAAACGTGTGGCCTTTTATTATTGTTTATACATTAGGAATGATATGGCAATTGAACTCTAAAACTAGGAAGAAATTTGCAGTTGGTTCTGGAACACCGGAACAAAAAAAGTGGGCTAATTTTTCAATGATTATATTGGCTATTTTAGTTTTTCTCATTTTTCATTTTGTTGGTGATGATTATAGAAATTGCTGGCTATTAATTCTTTTAGCTGTAGGTGTTCATTTTTTAATGTTTATTCCGGTACATGGAAAAATGATGTTTTTTCTATCCATCATTTTAATAATCAATTCATTCATAGGATTAATCATTACTAACGTAAATCTAGATGTCTTTTTTATAGTAGATGGTTTAATAAAAATTTTAGTTGGTGTAATTTTTATTAGGTTAAGCCCTATTGATTTTTAA
- a CDS encoding FAD-dependent oxidoreductase has translation MIDVIIIGAGPAGLSASISCARFGLNVLVIDEFMKPGGRLLGQLHQEPTGEWWNGIEESKRLHEEAKSLSVDIRCGVSVYNLDKDERSWFVHTNIGTLEAPFVLIATGAAEYSIPLPGWTLPGVMSIGAAQVMTNVHRVQVGKKGIIIGANILSFAILNELQLAGIKVEHIVLPEKSELSQKAGEPEEVLNSLLNAAHLAPSAFLRLGSRFMKYDWIRKAGLTFYPNNGMKINGTPLHLRKAALEIIGTDQVEGVRVANIDSNGNVINGSEKIYEADFVCIAGGLYPLAELAAVAGCPFHYIPELGGHVPLHSEEMETPLHGLFVAGNITGIESGKIAMAQGNVAGFSIVKQAMQTSNSVEQHLQQAIQDVHTVRQQAAIQFNPMVDVGRRKMNEIWRDFQSFEENQQMKA, from the coding sequence ATGATCGATGTAATTATTATTGGTGCAGGACCAGCAGGATTATCAGCTTCCATCTCTTGTGCACGTTTTGGACTTAACGTACTTGTTATTGATGAATTTATGAAGCCGGGCGGGAGATTGTTAGGACAGTTGCATCAAGAGCCTACTGGGGAATGGTGGAACGGAATAGAAGAATCAAAGCGCCTTCATGAAGAAGCAAAATCCCTTTCAGTCGATATTCGGTGCGGTGTTTCCGTATATAACTTAGATAAAGATGAGAGGTCTTGGTTCGTACATACAAATATCGGTACGTTAGAAGCACCGTTCGTACTAATTGCTACCGGGGCTGCTGAGTATTCTATTCCCCTTCCTGGCTGGACACTTCCAGGAGTTATGTCAATTGGAGCAGCTCAAGTTATGACAAATGTTCACCGAGTTCAAGTTGGGAAAAAAGGAATCATTATTGGTGCTAACATTTTGTCATTCGCTATTTTAAATGAATTACAATTAGCTGGAATTAAAGTAGAACATATTGTACTTCCTGAAAAAAGTGAGTTAAGCCAAAAGGCTGGTGAACCAGAAGAAGTTTTGAACTCTCTTTTAAATGCAGCTCACCTCGCTCCTTCTGCTTTTCTGCGTTTAGGTAGCCGTTTTATGAAATATGATTGGATTCGAAAAGCTGGATTAACCTTCTATCCAAATAACGGGATGAAAATAAATGGGACACCACTTCATCTCCGGAAAGCTGCACTTGAAATTATCGGTACAGATCAAGTTGAGGGTGTGCGTGTAGCTAATATTGATTCTAACGGAAATGTTATTAATGGCTCAGAAAAGATATATGAGGCTGACTTCGTTTGTATTGCCGGAGGTTTGTATCCTCTTGCTGAGCTTGCGGCTGTAGCTGGATGCCCTTTCCATTACATTCCGGAATTAGGCGGACATGTTCCACTTCATTCAGAAGAAATGGAAACCCCTCTTCATGGTTTATTTGTAGCTGGAAATATTACTGGCATTGAAAGCGGTAAAATCGCGATGGCGCAAGGAAATGTCGCTGGATTTTCAATCGTGAAGCAAGCAATGCAAACATCCAATTCGGTTGAACAACACTTGCAACAAGCAATTCAAGATGTCCACACTGTGCGTCAACAAGCTGCCATTCAGTTTAACCCGATGGTTGATGTTGGGAGACGGAAAATGAATGAGATCTGGCGTGATTTTCAATCATTTGAAGAAAATCAACAAATGAAAGCGTGA
- a CDS encoding (2Fe-2S)-binding protein, giving the protein MSRITHHPILGSLNSSQRINFQFNGQQYEAYEHETIAAALLANGIRTLRVHEDSGTPRGIYCNIGHCSECRVTVNNQTNVRACLTVVENDMVVASGKQHPNIVREMVKKR; this is encoded by the coding sequence ATGAGTAGAATTACACATCACCCTATTTTAGGTAGTTTAAATAGTAGTCAGCGTATCAATTTTCAATTTAATGGTCAACAATATGAAGCATATGAACATGAAACGATAGCGGCCGCTCTACTTGCAAACGGAATACGAACGTTACGAGTACATGAAGATAGCGGGACACCGCGAGGTATTTATTGTAATATTGGACATTGTTCAGAATGCCGCGTGACTGTAAACAATCAAACGAACGTACGAGCTTGCTTAACTGTAGTTGAAAACGATATGGTTGTTGCAAGCGGAAAACAGCATCCAAATATCGTGAGAGAGATGGTGAAAAAGCGATGA
- a CDS encoding (2Fe-2S)-binding protein — protein MTNKENLIVCRCEEVTYGQLQSTIAEYNCSARELKLRTRAGMGFCGGRTCRMTIERMVESANPNISQNEIPLKYQPPVRAVTFGAVGDNQ, from the coding sequence ATGACGAATAAAGAGAACTTAATTGTTTGTCGTTGTGAAGAAGTTACATACGGACAACTTCAATCGACAATTGCTGAATATAATTGCTCAGCTCGTGAGTTAAAACTAAGAACACGTGCTGGTATGGGTTTTTGCGGCGGTAGAACATGTAGAATGACAATAGAACGAATGGTAGAAAGTGCGAACCCTAACATATCCCAAAATGAAATTCCATTAAAATATCAACCACCAGTGCGTGCGGTTACTTTTGGAGCAGTAGGTGACAATCAATGA
- a CDS encoding sigma 54-interacting transcriptional regulator, with protein sequence MTFSFPTIKEFMKILSIDYKSSIQHISKVDGTFYYLPSTTEEYSCGYIYEDDSFTALIDALSHALAVVIINKNEEPICCITAQQVIPFLYKSYTELQSFYNTVIQTTDSSVTVIDEKECVRTWTDGAEKIFSVKHNEIIGQPITRFFDYKDLEILQSLHDGKRIIAQFHQPRPDLFVLINSNPVYCNDEIIGAVVSETDVTNQVVLNEKLFNMSHEMHRLEQEVAKYKDTSDPFLAMNGKSPVIQRTIQLAKKVCSVKSTVLILGESGVGKEVFAKAIHEASETANAPFISINCGAIPEALFESELFGYERGAFSGANSKGKKGKIELAQGGTLFLDEIGEMPLDMQVKLLRVLQERKYYRVGGEKEINIDFRIIAATNRDLQEEMRKGTFREDLYYRLNVVSLHIPPLRERREDIIELTYSFLNDFSINYNRPIRDLPSNIMHELLHYNWPGNIRELRNVVERLVVFATDGIIKQEYLPFHTNETLDNHTAQSLLLNNNTILSLQEEMDEHEKKVIERALRILDGNKLECAKQLGVTRATLYNRLKRLGLQ encoded by the coding sequence ATGACATTTTCATTTCCAACAATCAAAGAGTTTATGAAAATTTTGTCTATCGATTATAAAAGTAGCATTCAACACATTAGCAAAGTAGATGGGACATTTTATTACCTCCCTTCTACTACAGAAGAATATAGTTGCGGCTATATATATGAGGACGACTCGTTCACTGCTTTAATTGATGCGCTTTCACATGCATTAGCCGTTGTCATCATTAACAAAAACGAAGAGCCAATATGTTGTATAACGGCTCAGCAAGTGATTCCGTTTCTTTATAAGTCTTACACTGAGCTACAATCTTTTTATAACACTGTAATTCAAACGACTGATTCTTCTGTTACAGTCATTGATGAAAAAGAATGTGTCCGTACGTGGACGGATGGTGCTGAAAAAATCTTTTCAGTTAAACATAATGAAATTATCGGACAACCAATTACTCGTTTTTTTGATTATAAAGATTTGGAAATCTTGCAATCATTGCATGATGGAAAAAGAATAATCGCTCAATTCCATCAGCCTCGTCCTGATTTGTTCGTATTAATAAATTCAAACCCAGTTTACTGTAACGATGAAATTATAGGAGCAGTCGTTTCAGAAACAGATGTTACAAATCAAGTTGTATTGAATGAGAAACTATTTAACATGTCACATGAAATGCACCGTTTAGAACAAGAAGTAGCAAAATATAAAGATACATCCGATCCTTTCCTTGCGATGAATGGAAAAAGCCCTGTTATACAACGAACGATTCAATTAGCTAAAAAGGTTTGTTCAGTAAAATCAACTGTTTTAATACTCGGCGAAAGCGGTGTTGGAAAAGAAGTGTTTGCGAAAGCAATTCATGAAGCAAGCGAGACAGCAAATGCCCCTTTCATTTCAATTAACTGCGGCGCAATCCCAGAAGCGCTTTTTGAAAGTGAATTATTTGGTTACGAGCGCGGAGCATTTTCTGGTGCAAATAGTAAAGGTAAAAAAGGGAAAATAGAGCTCGCGCAAGGCGGTACTTTATTCCTTGATGAGATTGGAGAAATGCCTCTCGATATGCAAGTGAAACTTTTGCGTGTACTACAAGAACGAAAGTATTACCGAGTTGGTGGAGAAAAAGAAATAAATATTGATTTCCGCATTATCGCTGCTACAAATCGTGATTTACAAGAAGAAATGAGAAAAGGAACTTTCCGAGAAGATTTATACTATCGCTTAAATGTAGTTAGCTTGCATATTCCGCCACTACGCGAAAGACGAGAGGATATTATTGAATTAACCTATTCCTTCTTAAACGATTTTTCAATAAACTATAACAGGCCTATTCGCGACTTACCTTCAAATATTATGCATGAACTGCTTCATTACAATTGGCCTGGTAATATTCGCGAGCTCCGCAACGTAGTTGAAAGACTCGTCGTATTTGCGACAGACGGCATTATTAAACAAGAATATTTACCATTTCATACAAATGAAACTTTAGACAATCATACGGCTCAATCCCTATTACTCAACAATAATACGATTCTTTCTTTACAAGAAGAAATGGATGAGCACGAGAAAAAGGTAATTGAAAGAGCTTTACGCATTTTAGATGGTAATAAATTAGAATGTGCGAAACAACTTGGCGTAACGAGGGCCACTTTATATAACCGTTTAAAAAGACTGGGGTTACAATAA
- a CDS encoding FAD-dependent oxidoreductase, with protein MRHCDVLIIGGGIIGCSIAYYTSKYGRDVTIIEKGEFVSGTSSRCDGNILAIDKDPGFDSQMSLVSQKLVTNLSEELEHSFEYRAPGSILVCESDEEMEAAQQWVNRQKEAGLPFRMLDRQDIREESPFFADDLLGGLECATDSTVNPYLLAFSLLAESKKFGTKAFNHTEVKEMKRDIDGSFIVETTNGTFTAKQVVNAAGVWAPKIGQMLDVNIPIEPRKGHIIVASRQQHVGCRKVMEFGYLISKFGGKRKVDALTEKYGVALVFEPTESQNFLIGSSREFVGFHTRINNEVIKCIANRAIRFYPKMADMMVIRSYAGLRPWTEDHLPIISRVEHIPNYFIAAGHEGDGISLAAVTGKVIEELLNEKETIIPIEPLRLSRFTERVLNG; from the coding sequence GTGAGACACTGTGACGTTTTAATAATAGGCGGTGGTATTATAGGCTGTTCTATCGCTTATTACACTTCAAAATACGGAAGAGACGTAACAATCATTGAAAAAGGGGAATTTGTCAGTGGGACGTCTTCACGGTGTGACGGGAATATTTTGGCTATTGATAAAGACCCAGGTTTTGATAGTCAAATGTCGTTAGTAAGTCAAAAATTAGTAACTAATTTAAGTGAAGAGTTGGAGCACTCATTTGAATATAGGGCGCCAGGAAGCATTCTCGTTTGTGAATCAGACGAAGAAATGGAAGCAGCACAGCAATGGGTAAATCGTCAAAAAGAAGCTGGATTACCGTTTCGAATGCTTGACAGGCAAGATATAAGAGAGGAATCACCATTTTTTGCAGATGATTTATTAGGCGGTTTAGAATGTGCAACGGATTCGACTGTAAATCCATATCTTCTTGCTTTTTCACTTCTTGCAGAATCGAAGAAATTTGGTACAAAAGCTTTTAATCATACAGAAGTGAAAGAAATGAAAAGAGATATAGATGGTTCCTTTATTGTAGAAACGACAAATGGGACGTTTACTGCGAAGCAAGTGGTGAACGCAGCCGGTGTGTGGGCTCCTAAAATCGGACAGATGTTAGATGTGAATATCCCAATTGAACCGAGAAAGGGACATATTATTGTAGCTTCAAGGCAACAACACGTAGGTTGCCGTAAAGTAATGGAATTTGGTTATTTGATTTCTAAATTTGGTGGAAAACGAAAAGTGGATGCTTTAACTGAAAAATATGGGGTAGCTCTTGTATTTGAGCCGACAGAAAGCCAAAATTTTTTAATTGGTAGTAGTAGAGAGTTTGTAGGTTTTCATACGAGGATAAATAACGAGGTTATTAAATGTATTGCGAACAGAGCAATTCGTTTTTATCCGAAAATGGCGGATATGATGGTGATTCGTTCATATGCTGGATTACGTCCGTGGACAGAGGATCATTTGCCGATCATTTCACGTGTGGAACATATCCCGAACTACTTTATAGCAGCAGGGCATGAAGGAGATGGCATTAGTCTTGCCGCAGTTACTGGGAAAGTGATTGAAGAGTTATTAAACGAAAAAGAAACAATCATTCCTATTGAACCACTTCGTTTGAGTCGTTTTACAGAAAGGGTGTTAAACGGATGA
- a CDS encoding proline racemase family protein yields MRSQRVFTTIDTHTGGNPTRTLISGLPKLIGETMAEKMLHMKKEYDWIRKLLMNEPRGHDVMSGALLTDPCHPEADIGVIYIETGGYLPMCGHDTIGVCTALVESGLISVVEPVTSLKLDTPAGLVEVDITVQNGKAKEVSFCNIPAFLLKNISVHVDGIGTVEAEIAYGGNFYAIIDAKSVGLELVPENASTIIDKAIHIRNTINEKFEIIHPEYSFIRGLTHIEFYTDPTHESAHVKNTVVVPPGGIDRSPCGTGTSAKLAVLYAHKKIDIDEEFVHESIVGSLFKGCVMNTTYVENIEAVVTKITGSAWLMGMHRFFYNEKDPLKEGFLLIPPMEHETEDVK; encoded by the coding sequence ATGAGGTCACAAAGAGTCTTTACGACGATTGATACACATACGGGTGGGAATCCAACGAGGACATTAATTAGCGGACTTCCTAAGTTAATTGGAGAGACGATGGCAGAAAAGATGTTACATATGAAAAAGGAGTATGACTGGATTCGCAAATTGTTAATGAATGAGCCACGTGGTCATGATGTAATGTCAGGAGCACTATTAACAGATCCGTGTCATCCTGAAGCTGATATAGGTGTTATATACATAGAGACAGGTGGATATTTACCGATGTGTGGCCACGATACAATTGGTGTATGTACAGCTTTAGTTGAATCAGGTTTAATTTCAGTAGTTGAACCGGTTACTTCTTTAAAGCTAGATACGCCAGCTGGCTTAGTTGAAGTAGATATTACTGTTCAAAATGGTAAGGCGAAAGAAGTCTCCTTCTGTAACATACCAGCTTTTTTACTGAAAAATATTTCTGTACACGTCGATGGAATTGGAACTGTAGAGGCTGAAATTGCGTATGGAGGAAATTTTTATGCCATTATCGATGCGAAGTCAGTAGGACTAGAGTTAGTACCAGAAAACGCATCTACAATCATTGATAAGGCGATTCATATTCGAAACACAATTAATGAGAAGTTTGAAATCATTCATCCAGAGTATTCGTTTATAAGAGGATTAACACATATTGAATTTTATACAGATCCTACTCATGAAAGTGCGCATGTGAAAAATACAGTTGTTGTTCCGCCGGGAGGAATAGATCGATCTCCATGTGGTACAGGAACATCAGCGAAGTTAGCTGTATTATACGCTCATAAAAAAATCGACATCGATGAAGAATTCGTTCATGAGAGTATTGTAGGTTCACTATTTAAAGGGTGTGTTATGAATACGACATATGTAGAAAACATTGAAGCTGTAGTAACGAAAATTACGGGATCAGCTTGGCTTATGGGAATGCATAGATTTTTTTACAATGAAAAGGATCCGCTTAAAGAAGGCTTTTTGCTAATTCCGCCGATGGAGCATGAAACGGAGGATGTAAAATGA
- a CDS encoding proline racemase family protein, giving the protein MNIQKMYTAVDVHVAGEAFRVMKDVPCKYYYSLEHLNEQFSGELAEEMRLLLNEPRGFIGLNGCIVVPSIHTEVDAAVLFFNHEGPIPLHYGGIVAVITMLLESGYLKKRESNQYKIETLSGIFSVHAYVENDEVISVSFESKLCYMIEKNLKIGNISYSLIQADKVYAVVEKDTKSPEIRIENISELKKWGEATLQAIQKQSLIKRLILVDSMQKEKNHIKSITFHEDNFIVRSPGFVSTIVSYVHALFKNEYIADKAFKNESIFNSFITVEQVKKEEPGYIFRFESRGFITGMQTFLLDPTDPFPTGFLLK; this is encoded by the coding sequence ATGAACATTCAAAAAATGTATACAGCAGTAGATGTGCACGTAGCTGGCGAAGCATTTCGTGTAATGAAAGACGTACCATGCAAATACTACTACAGTTTAGAACATTTAAATGAACAATTTTCAGGCGAATTAGCAGAAGAAATGAGGCTTTTATTAAATGAACCACGTGGTTTTATCGGTTTAAATGGATGTATTGTCGTTCCTTCTATTCATACGGAAGTGGATGCAGCGGTATTGTTTTTTAATCATGAAGGACCAATCCCTCTTCATTATGGTGGTATTGTCGCCGTAATAACGATGTTACTAGAAAGTGGATATTTAAAAAAGAGGGAGTCTAATCAATACAAAATTGAAACGCTATCTGGAATATTTTCAGTTCATGCGTATGTAGAGAATGATGAAGTTATATCTGTTTCGTTTGAAAGCAAACTATGTTATATGATTGAGAAAAATTTAAAGATTGGTAATATAAGTTACTCTCTTATACAGGCAGATAAAGTATATGCAGTTGTAGAAAAGGATACGAAATCACCAGAAATTCGTATTGAAAACATTTCTGAATTGAAAAAATGGGGAGAAGCTACACTTCAAGCTATACAAAAACAGTCATTAATAAAAAGACTTATTTTAGTAGATTCTATGCAAAAAGAAAAGAACCATATAAAGTCGATTACATTTCATGAAGATAACTTTATAGTGCGTTCACCAGGTTTTGTTTCTACTATTGTGTCTTATGTTCATGCTTTATTTAAAAATGAATATATAGCGGATAAAGCTTTTAAAAATGAAAGTATTTTTAATAGCTTTATAACAGTGGAACAAGTGAAGAAAGAAGAGCCAGGATACATTTTCCGTTTTGAAAGTAGAGGGTTTATTACAGGCATGCAGACGTTTCTATTAGACCCTACAGATCCGTTTCCAACAGGATTTCTATTAAAATAA
- the dapA gene encoding 4-hydroxy-tetrahydrodipicolinate synthase, protein MQNIKGAFPVLITPMDEFQEIDWKGVKQNVNYFIEKKVTGIIINGSTGEFVSLSKEERFNMVETVLKEVDGRIPVIVGTAAETTKETIEYTKHAEAHGADCALIINSYYCKPKEEEIYFHFKEISNAVNIPIMLYNNPFTSGVDMSTELMLRIGKECENVTHIKESSGDIRKARDLVRQGEGAFQVFCGSEDLVMESYLVGASGWVSVAGNIVPGLVTKMYEHFQNGELEKAWEINDAILPLCEFLEGSGKYVQIVKRSMELHGQSGGPSRYPRLGLTEEEDQKLQTILSEIAAHAAV, encoded by the coding sequence ATGCAAAATATTAAAGGGGCATTTCCAGTATTAATAACACCAATGGATGAGTTTCAAGAGATTGATTGGAAAGGTGTAAAGCAAAACGTAAACTACTTTATTGAGAAAAAAGTAACTGGAATTATTATTAATGGAAGTACGGGAGAATTTGTTAGTTTATCAAAAGAAGAACGATTTAACATGGTAGAAACAGTATTAAAAGAAGTCGATGGCCGTATTCCAGTCATTGTTGGAACTGCAGCAGAAACGACGAAAGAAACGATTGAATATACGAAACATGCAGAAGCACACGGAGCGGATTGCGCATTAATTATAAACTCTTACTATTGTAAACCGAAGGAAGAGGAAATTTATTTTCATTTTAAAGAAATCTCAAACGCTGTAAATATACCAATTATGTTATACAATAATCCATTTACTTCTGGTGTTGATATGAGTACAGAGTTAATGCTTCGAATTGGAAAAGAGTGTGAAAATGTTACACATATTAAAGAGTCTAGTGGAGATATTCGTAAAGCGAGAGATTTAGTAAGACAAGGCGAAGGTGCTTTCCAAGTTTTCTGCGGATCTGAAGATTTAGTTATGGAATCTTATTTAGTTGGTGCCTCAGGATGGGTTTCAGTAGCAGGAAATATCGTACCAGGACTCGTTACGAAAATGTATGAGCATTTTCAAAATGGTGAATTAGAAAAAGCATGGGAGATAAACGATGCGATTTTACCTCTTTGTGAATTTCTTGAAGGATCAGGGAAATATGTACAAATCGTTAAACGGTCAATGGAATTACACGGGCAATCCGGAGGACCTTCTCGTTATCCAAGATTAGGATTAACTGAAGAAGAAGATCAAAAACTTCAAACTATTTTATCAGAAATTGCAGCTCATGCAGCTGTTTAA
- a CDS encoding aldehyde dehydrogenase family protein — MLTTNIELKPKVKAFLNEEIKMFINGEFVPSISGKTFETYNPATEDVLAVVCEAQEEDVDIAVKAARFAFESGPWAEMTTAERAHLIYKLADLIEEHREELAQLEALDNGKPYQVALEDDIAATVENYRYYAGWATKIIGQTIPISKDYLNYTRHEPVGVVGQIIPWNFPLVMSSWKMGAALATGCTIVLKPAEQTPLSLLYTAKLFKEAGFPNGVVNFVPGFGPEAGAAIVNHHDIDKVAFTGSTVTGKYIMRQSAETIKHVTLELGGKSPNIILEDADLEEAINGAFQGIMYNHGQNCSAGSRVFVHRKHYETVVNELVKMANEVKLGAGMEAETEMGPLVSKKQQDRVLNYIEQGKAEGATVAAGGERAFEKGYFVQPTVFTNVTDDMTIVKEEIFGPVVVVLPFDSTEEVIERANRSSYGLAAGVWTQNIKTGHQVANKLKAGTVWINDYNLENAAAPFGGYKQSGVGRELGSYALDNYTEVKSVWVNIK, encoded by the coding sequence ATGTTAACGACAAACATTGAGCTGAAACCAAAAGTGAAAGCGTTTTTAAATGAAGAAATTAAAATGTTCATAAATGGCGAATTTGTTCCTTCTATTAGTGGGAAGACATTTGAAACATACAATCCAGCGACAGAAGACGTTCTAGCGGTCGTATGTGAAGCACAAGAAGAAGATGTTGATATCGCAGTAAAAGCGGCAAGATTTGCATTTGAATCAGGCCCGTGGGCAGAGATGACTACTGCTGAAAGAGCACATCTTATTTATAAATTAGCAGATTTAATTGAAGAGCATAGAGAAGAATTGGCACAGCTGGAAGCTTTAGATAATGGAAAACCATATCAAGTAGCACTTGAAGATGATATTGCAGCGACGGTTGAAAATTATCGTTATTATGCAGGGTGGGCTACAAAAATTATCGGACAAACAATTCCGATTTCAAAAGATTACTTAAATTACACACGCCATGAACCGGTTGGTGTTGTAGGTCAAATTATCCCGTGGAATTTTCCGCTTGTTATGTCTTCTTGGAAAATGGGAGCTGCACTCGCGACAGGTTGTACGATTGTATTAAAACCAGCAGAGCAAACACCTTTATCTTTACTATATACAGCGAAGCTTTTTAAAGAAGCTGGGTTTCCAAACGGTGTTGTAAACTTTGTACCAGGTTTCGGCCCTGAAGCAGGTGCTGCAATTGTAAACCATCATGATATTGATAAAGTAGCTTTCACAGGTTCAACAGTTACAGGGAAATATATTATGCGACAATCTGCAGAAACAATTAAACATGTAACATTAGAACTTGGTGGTAAGTCACCAAACATCATTTTAGAAGATGCTGACTTAGAAGAAGCGATTAACGGTGCGTTCCAAGGAATTATGTATAATCATGGTCAAAATTGTAGCGCAGGATCTCGAGTCTTCGTTCATCGAAAGCATTATGAAACAGTCGTAAATGAACTTGTAAAAATGGCAAATGAAGTGAAGCTTGGAGCAGGTATGGAGGCGGAAACTGAAATGGGACCGCTCGTATCTAAAAAACAACAAGATCGTGTGCTAAATTACATTGAACAAGGAAAAGCTGAAGGTGCTACTGTTGCAGCTGGCGGTGAACGTGCATTTGAAAAAGGTTATTTTGTACAGCCAACAGTATTCACAAATGTTACTGATGATATGACAATTGTTAAGGAAGAAATCTTTGGACCGGTTGTCGTTGTTCTCCCGTTTGATTCGACAGAAGAAGTAATTGAAAGAGCGAATCGCTCTTCATATGGGCTTGCTGCGGGTGTATGGACACAAAATATTAAAACAGGGCATCAAGTTGCCAATAAATTAAAGGCAGGAACAGTTTGGATTAATGATTATAACTTAGAAAATGCTGCTGCACCATTTGGTGGATATAAGCAATCTGGTGTTGGACGTGAATTAGGTTCATACGCCCTTGATAACTATACAGAAGTGAAAAGTGTTTGGGTAAATATTAAGTGA